A single region of the Theileria annulata chromosome 4, complete sequence, *** SEQUENCING IN PROGRESS *** genome encodes:
- a CDS encoding uncharacterized protein (Tap579b07.q1c.C.cand.87 - score = 28.50), with translation MWDKSYMSCVITSLSSVSLLYVYRNRLIRIPVLSFIDDIRSKRRRLRNESCVDDVDREPFEETKEDTSPKKQDNDPGNEESVSSKKAKHLTKIDDDFKDVSTLDKEFVEELAKETEEEKKVEDPWLESLKTSEFDDTQVVYESPKRVVKPSKRSETVDLIYDLPKVEVIRLLISMLEDEQTPSDYLKSKEFKEKSEKDLKKSPFEVSDLAHVLTMTWQNVYFMTKEEIIESLINYKNNGKELKNYEFRWVKDELAVHGPYPHEDILMWIIYGCVSDENPILVRELDEHGNPKTEEWTKYKDSDVYNIFPVESQTKSQSSKKPEKEEEEGEDDDDEDDEPEDDGFSGKSKKKLIGVRVKDKEEEYQESDDDDYE, from the exons ATGTGGGATAAATCATACATGAGTTGTGTTATTACCTCATTAAGTTCGGTGTCACTTTTATATGTCTATAGAAATCGTCTAATTAGAATTCCTGTTTTATCTTTT ATTGATGATATCAGAAGTAAACGGAGGAGATTGCGAAATGAATCCTGTGTAGATGATGTTGATCGAGAACCTTTTGAAGAAACCAAAGAAGATACCTCTCCAAAAAAACAAGAT AACGACCCTGGAAATGAAGAAAGCGTTTCATCAAAAAAAGCCAAACACTTGACAAAGATTGACGACGACTTTAAAGATGTGAGCACTCTGGACAAAGAGTTCGTAGAGGAACTTGCCAAAGAAACTGAGGAAGAAAAGAAAGTTGAAGATCCCTGGCTAGAATCATTGAAAACCTCAGAGTTTGAT GACACACAGGTTGTCTATGAAAGTCCAAAGAGAGTCGTAAAACCTTCTAAACGATCTGAAACAGTGGACTTGATCTACGATTTACCAAAAGTTGAAGTAATTAGACTACTGATCTCAATGTTGGAAGATGAACAAACCCCTTCGGATTACTTAAAATCTAAAGAATTTAAGGAAAAGAGTGAAAAGGATCTGAAAAAATCACCATTTGAAGTTTCTGACCTAGCGCATGTTCTTACCATGACCTGGCAGA ACGTGTATTTCATGACAAAGGAGGAAATTATCGAATCGCTCATTAACTACAAAAACAACG GCAAGGAACTTAAGAACTACGAGTTCAGGTGGGTAAAGGACGAGCTTGCCGTCCATGGACCATACCCACATGAGGACATTCTTATGTGGATAATATAT GGCTGCGTTTCTGATGAGAATCCAATTCTGGTTCGTGAGCTTGATGAACATGGGAACCCCAAGACTGAGGAATGGACAAAATACAAGGACTCAGACGTTTACAACATTTTCCCGGTTGAAAGTCAAACGAAGTCCCAATCCTCTAAGAAACCTGAGAAAGAAGAAGAGGAAGGTGAAGATGATGAcgatgaagatgatgaacCAGAAGACGATGGTTTCTCAGGAAAGAGTAAGAAAAAGTTAATTGGCGTGAGGGTCAAGGACAAGGAAGAGGAATACCAGGAATCTGATGACGACGATTATGAATAA
- a CDS encoding methionine aminopeptidase, putative (Tap579b07.q1c.cand.66 - score = 30.90;~SMART pfam:Peptidase_M24 (PF00557) at aa 87-327, E()=7.30e-46) yields the protein MAFKFTKNLMKNSVLTPKLVLEKISNNLGNKNGIKSGKNFKQTVRYGEYPVLSHDPIPKHIVRPFYAQNRTEDELKRYYTQKLPFAEVKTDEQISKMRSAAKIAAKCLKLCLDSTVKGVTADFIDRKGQDFIVNSGAYPSGVNFHGYPRALCISVNEVACHGIPSMRPFHESDVVSYDCTVFYDGVFGDCAGTCIVGEAPEEAKKLVSVSRECCYIAIESLKPGVKFSKMAELVTKHAEKNGFSVIREFGGHFIGHMLHMPPMIQFSNPSSTPGVAEEGHIFTIEPIVCQGDNSIYTWEDGWTIATADNGLCSQFEHTVLVTKDGCEILTLP from the exons ATGGcatttaaatttaccaagaatttaatgaaaaacTCCGTTCTTACACCAAAACTTGTTTTGGAAAAGATATCCAATAATTTGGGCAATAAGAATGGAATAAAATCCGGGAAAAACTTCAAACAAACAGTTAGATACG gCGAATATCCCGTTTTATCGCATGATCCTATACCTAAACATATAGTGAGACCGTTTTACGCCCAGAATCGCACAGAAGATGAGTTGAAAAGATACTATACCCAGAAACTCCCATTCGCTGAAGTCAAAACCGATGAACAAATCTCTAAAATGAGATCTGCTGCAAAAATCGCAGCTAAATGTTTGAAGCTATGCCTGGATTCCACAGTAAAAG GGGTCACTGCTGATTTTATTGACAGAAAGGGTCAGGATTTTATCGTAAACTCCGGAGCTTATCCCTCCGGTGTTAATTTCCACGGGTATCCCAGAGCATTGTGCATCTCCGTAAATGAGG TCGCCTGTCACGGCATACCTAGTATGAGGCCTTTTCACGAGTCTGACGTTGTTTCCTACGATTGTACCGTTTTTTATGACGGTGTATTTG GGGACTGCGCTGGTACTTGCATAGTAGGAGAGGCTCCAGAAGAGGCCAAAAAACTAGTTTCAGTTTCAAGG GAATGCTGCTATATCGCTATTGAGAGCTTGAAACCCGGggttaaattttcaaaGATGGCTGAACTTGTTACAAAGCACGCCGAGAAGAACGGGTTTTCAGTTATTAGGGAGTTTGGAGGGCATTTTATCGGCCACATGCTCCACATGCCTCCAATGATCCAGTTTTCTAACC CCAGCTCAACACCCGGCGTAGCTGAAGAGGGACATATTTTCACCATTG AACCCATAGTTTGCCAAGGAGATAATTCTATATACACTTGGGAGGATGGCTGGACCATCGCCACAGCAGACAACGGCTTGTGTTCTCAATTTGAGCACACTGTTCTGGTTACTAAGGACGGTTGTGAAATATTAACACTTCCATAA
- a CDS encoding uncharacterized protein (Tap579b07.q1c.C.cand.88 - score = 26.00;~SMART pfam:efhand (PF00036) at aa 16-44, E()=3.40e-05) — MASGQKLRFNAEHIKLIRDQFKLVDSDGDRLINEDEFRKLFRSFGQTVSNKRLDSIVSEVFKDLDGSKGIDFETFINSFIKFYSRPPTEKALAEALSLFENSSGYLDKPRLFNLLSTRGEKLSKSELEEFSQIMGLNKDVSKLDSRKLAENMCGLLSQVPTPN; from the exons ATGGCTTCTGGTCAAAAATTGAGGTTCAACGCAGAGCATATTAAGCTGATAAG GGACCAGTTTAAGCTTGTAGACTCGGATGGAGATAGGTTAATAAATGAGGATGAG tttcGGAAATTGTTCAGATCATTTGGTCAAACTGTTTCAAATAAACGTTTGGACTCGATAGTTTCAG AGGTTTTTAAGGATCTCGATGGTTCCAAAG GAATTGATTTTGAGACTTTCATCAACAGCTTCATAAAGTTTTATTCTCGTCCTCCCACAGAGAAGGCCCTGGCTGAGGCTTTAAGTTTGTTTGAAAACAGCTCAG GATACCTTGATAAGCCAAGATTATTTAACCTTCTTTCAACTAGAGGCGAGAAGCTCAGCAAATCAGAACTTGAGGAGTTTTCCCAAATTATGGGTCTTAATAAGGACGTTTCGAAGTTAGACTCAAGAAAATTGGCAGAAAACATGTGTGGTCTTCTTTCTCAGGTCCCAACTCcaaactaa
- a CDS encoding 60S ribosomal protein L26, putative (SMART KOW (SM00739) at aa 53-80, E()=4.73e-05), which translates to MKTSKSWFYYTVSSSRRKNRKAHFTAHSSKRRIIMSAVLSRELRQKYNVRSIPIRKDDEVMVVRGHYHDREGKVTQVYRKKWKIYIERITRDKNNRESVQVGIHPSNVVITKLRLDKHRRKILERKGKSSTKGKYTEHDVKV; encoded by the exons aTGAAGACAAGCAAGAGTTGGTTTTATTACA CCGTTTCAAGTAGTAGAAGGAAGAACCGCAAAGCCCACTTCACTGCCCACTCAAGCAAAAGAAGGATAATCATGAGCGCAGTTCTCTCCCGCGAACTTAGACAAAAGTATAACGTCAGATCAATACCGATCAGAAAGGACGACGAAGTCATGGTGGTGAGAGGACATTACCACGACAGAGAAGGAAAAGTGACCCAAGTCTATCGTAAGAAGTGGAAAATATACATTGAACGTATAACAAGAGATAAAAACAACCGCGAAAGCGTTCAAGTTGGAATCCATCCCAGCAATGTCGTCATTACAAAGCTGAGACTCGACAAACACCGTCGCAAGATACTTGAAAGGAAAGGAAAATCGTCGACAAAGGGAAAATACACCGAACACGACGttaaagtataa